Proteins encoded within one genomic window of Theobroma cacao cultivar B97-61/B2 chromosome 7, Criollo_cocoa_genome_V2, whole genome shotgun sequence:
- the LOC108662722 gene encoding probable disease resistance protein At4g27220, producing the protein MDFVLHKGDKHWDNHRSLDQNMKDLKRKLEDLNAFKEDTESKMKAELQPRKKLKKEVHLWLGNVERINDEIQNLEQEVEESTAILRGFHTKNVLKKKQGIEELLQQGKFDQGLVVDDLTWIGQALSTTNLVGKAAENCMEEIWTCLMDDDIGKIGVWGMGGLGKTTIMKILNNQLLKKIKKFNIVIWITVSKEMNISKIQNSILLQMGVVLPENEDETIRAGMLYEMLTRRGRYVLILDDLWDKLSLEEVGIPEPSNGSKLVVTTRMLDVCRYLECREVKMPTLPEHDAWSLFLKKVGGDVLKNESLLPIAKSIVAQCAGLPLAIVTVASSMKGITNVHEWRNALNELTRSVRGVTGLDEKVLRQLQFSYDHLECERVQHCFLCCALYPEDYNISEFNLIELWIAEGLVEEMNSQQAEFDQGYTILNKLKNNCLLEHDEFTECVKLHDLMRDMALRITRTRFLVRAGLQLKEIPHGQEWTEDLEKVSLMKNANLRIPLQMSPPICQMLTTLLLSDCLIVSIPDCFFEHMKGLKVLNLSENNFTILPSSISNLEALTVLLLRACNYLEKVPSFSKLETLKKLDLEDTGIINLPHGMERLVNLNFLHLSVEEVPSGILSKFSCLRDLGLSSAFVRGEEIGELKKLEFFEGRFYDLNELNTFVQALQSRGQQLFRYNVGVGDKNFYGFCEWDKYIELSSSHPICRNGVKFPSDLQQLTINNGIVDFLEEEVFFPWFIQMPNGMFSFLEVIDIDECENIKKLFTCSWVQSNLPNLEVLSVQGCHQMEEIIASEMEFVEEERMGGSNSNTIPLTLPKLRILNLEFLPELKSICGANRVMVCDSIEKIRIYNCSKLQRIPLYLPLLDDGQPSPPPSLEKIFIFPEKKLRSLEWDHPNAKSVLEPFLKSYKR; encoded by the coding sequence ATGGATTTTGTTCTGCATAAGGGTGATAAACACTGGGACAACCATAGAAGCCTTGACCAGAACATGAAGGatctaaaaagaaaattggagGATTTAAATGCCTTTAAGGAAGACACTGAATCAAAAATGAAGGCAGAACTGCAACCTAGGAAGAAACTCAAGAAAGAAGTTCATCTATGGCTGGGAAATGTTGAAAGAATAAATGATGAGATACAAAATCTTGAACAAGAAGTTGAGGAAAGCACAGCTATCTTACGTGGATTTCACAcgaaaaatgttttaaaaaagaaacaaggaaTTGAGGAGCTTCTTCAACAGGGTAAGTTTGATCAAGGTTTGGTAGTCGATGACCTTACGTGGATTGGACAAGCTTTGTCAACAACAAATTTAGTTGGGAAAGCTGCAGAGAACTGTATGGAAGAAATTTGGACATGCttgatggatgatgatattggaAAGATTGGTGTTTGGGGAATGGGAGGATTGGGTAAAACGACAATCATGAAGATCCTCAACAACcaacttttaaaaaagattaaaaagttCAACATTGTTATATGGATCACCGTATCAAAGGAGATGAACAtctccaaaattcaaaatagcATCTTGCTTCAAATGGGAGTAGTTCTTCCTGAAAATGAGGATGAAACAATAAGGGCAGGAATGTTATATGAAATGTTGACTCGAAGGGGCAGGTATGTGTTAATTTTAGATGATTTATGGGACAAACTTTCTCTTGAAGAAGTAGGAATCCCCGAGCCTTCTAACGGGAGTAAGTTAGTGGTAACAACTCGGATGTTGGATGTGTGTCGTTATTTGGAATGTCGAGAAGTTAAAATGCCTACTCTTCCAGAACACGATGCATGGAGTTTGTTCTTGAAGAAAGTAGGTGGagatgttttgaaaaatgaaagtcTACTACCAATTGCGAAATCTATTGTTGCGCAATGTGCTGGTTTGCCGTTAGCTATTGTTACTGTAGCTAGCAGTATGAAGGGCATAACAAATGTTCATGAATGGAGGAATGCACTAAATGAATTAACTAGATCTGTAAGAGGTGTGACTGGGTTAGATGAAAAGGTACTTCGGCAACTTCAATTTAGCTATGATCATTTAGAATGTGAAAGAGTCCAGCATTGCTTCCTCTGTTGTGCATTATATCCTGAAGATTATAATATCTCTGAATTTAATCTAATAGAACTTTGGATTGCTGAGGGGCTTGTAGAAGAAATGAATAGCCAACAAGCAGAGTTTGATCAGGGGTACACCATATtaaataaactcaaaaataaTTGCTTGTTAGAACATGATGAATTTACCGAATGTGTGAAGTTGCATGACCTCATGAGAGACATGGCGCTACGCATCACGAGAACACGATTCTTGGTAAGAGCCGGTCTGCAATTGAAAGAGATACCACATGGGCAAGAATGGACAGAAGATTTAGAAAAGGTTTCCttgatgaaaaatgcaaaCTTACGAATTCCATTACAAATGTCACCGCCAATATGCCAGATGCTCACAACTTTATTATTGTCCGATTGCTTAATAGTGAGTATTCCAGATTGTTTCTTTGAGCACATGAAGGGACTCAAAGTTCTTAACCTTtctgaaaataattttacaattttaccaAGTTCCATCTCTAACTTGGAAGCTCTCACTGTATTATTGCTAAGAGCATGCAATTATTTAGAAAAGGTGCCATCTTTCTCAAAACTTGAAACTTTAAAGAAGTTGGATCTTGAAGACACGGGAATCATTAATCTCCCGCATGGGATGGAAAGGTTGgtaaatctcaattttcttcATCTGTCGGTGGAAGAAGTCCCTAGTGGAATATTATCAAAATTCTCATGCCTGCGAGACTTAGGGCTAAGTTCTGCATTTGTCAGAGGAGAAGAGATAGGTGAGTTAAAGAAGCTGGAGTTCTTTGAAGGGAGGTTTTATGACTTGAATGAATTGAATACTTTTGTGCAAGCTTTGCAGAGTCGAGGACAACAGCTTTTTCGATACAACGTGGGTGTGGGTGATAAAAATTTCTATGGTTTCTGCGAATGGGATAAATACATTGAATTATCTTCTTCCCATCCAATCTGTAGAAATGGTGTCAAGTTCCCATCCGATCTTCAGCAATTGACAATTAACAATGGCATTGTTGATTTCCTAGAAGAAGAGGTGTTTTTTCCATGGTTTATCCAAATGCCAAATggcatgttttcttttcttgaagtAATTGATATAGATGAAtgtgaaaacataaaaaagctGTTCACGTGTAGTTGGGTGCAAAGTAACCTCCCAAATTTGGAAGTGTTATCTGTTCAGGGATGTCACCAAATGGAGGAAATAATAGCATCAGAAATGGAATTcgttgaagaagaaagaatggGTGGTAGCAACAGTAATACCATCCCATTGACTCTTCCCAAATTAAGGATATTGAACTTGGAGTTTTTACCTGAACTGAAAAGTATTTGTGGTGCAAATAGAGTAATGGTGTGTGATTCTATTGAAAAGATTAGAATCTATAATTGTTCAAAATTACAGAGGATTCCTCTGTATCTTCCACTGCTTGATGATGGCCAACCATCTCCTCCTCCCTCTTTAGAgaaaatctttatatttccAGAGAAGAAGTTGAGATCGCTGGAGTGGGATCATCCCAATGCTAAGTCTGTACTGGAGCCATTTTTGAAGTCCTACAAACGCTGA